The Chlorocebus sabaeus isolate Y175 chromosome 20, mChlSab1.0.hap1, whole genome shotgun sequence genomic sequence atacaaaaaaaaaaaaaaaaaaaaaattagccaggtggtagtTCTAGCTCCCctcagggctgaggcaggaggattgcttgagcctgaggagggtgaggctgcagtgagctgagatcacaccactgccctccagcctgggtgacagagtgagaccctgtctcaaaaaagaaaagaaaaaggtaatcAAGGTTAAATGAGACCATAAGCATGGGGTCCTAATCCAGTAGGACTCATGTCCTATTTatgaaagaggaagagacaccaggcaTGTACAAGCACAGAAAAGAGGTCAtttacaagccaggaagagaggccccaccagaaaccaactctgctggcacctggatcttggacttccagcctctagaactataagaaaataaatgtctgttgttttagaGTACCCAGACTGTGGTActcttgttacagcagcctgggCTGATTGATATAGACCCCAACTTCAGAACTGCCTTGTGGTTTTGTCAAATCTGCAGGCTCACAGTCCTATCCAGTCCCTGATGCAGAATGTTGGGGTTAGATGTGTGAACCCCAAATGTCTGAGACAGGTCACAGTCaatttggaaagtttattttgccacgGTTAAGGATGCGCctatgacacagcctcaggaaatCCTGAGAcatatgcccaaggtggtcagtGGTACAGTTtgcatttatacattttagggagacatgagacctcaatcaatatgtgtaagatgtacattgattTGGTCTGGTAAgacaggacaacttgaagcaggggCTTCCACTTTAGAAGTACATAAGagacaaggccaggtgcagtggctcatgcctataatcccagcactttgggaggccgaggcaggaggaccatgaggtcaggagatcgagaccatcctggccaacatggtgaaaccccgtctctactaaaataccaaaaaaaaaaaaaaaattagccgttcaaagtggcacgtgcctgtagtcccacctacccgggaggctgaggcaggagaatcgcttgaaccccagaggcagaggttgcagtgagctgagattgtgccactgcaatcaatccagcctgggcgacagagtgagactctgtctcaaaaaaaaaaaaaaaaaagtaaataagagacaaaagattgcattcttttgagtccttgATCAGTCTTCCactaaatacataatttattttgtttatttattcagctctgttacccaggctggagtgcagtgatctgattctgctcactgcaacctcaacctcccaggttcaagcaaatcttctgcctcagcctcctgagtagctgggattacaggcgcctgccaccagagctggataatttttgtatttttagtagagacagggttcaccatgttgcccaggctgatcttgaactcctgacctcaggtggaccgcccaccttggcctcccaaagtgctgggattacaggcatgagccaccacgcccagcctttttttgtatatttttagagatgaggttttgctgtgttgcccaggctggtctcaaacagccctcaaagtgctgggattacaggcgtgagccaccgcacctggccccaagaGGACTTTACATCTTCTCTGGGTTCCAGATTAACAGGTATGTTATTCTGCCAAGTTGCTTCATCTTCTCACACGCTCACTGAGTCCTCCACGAACCAAGGACAGGGGTGGATGTGAAGTCTGGAAATCCAGAGATAGTTTAGATCCGAGCCCTGCCACTGAGTCACTCCTGGCCCATGGAGACAACTGTGAATCTCCCTGACTGGGCAGATGTGATGACAGCTGCAGGAATGGGAAACATGTGACCTGGAAGTATGGGCAAAGGATTCCAGCTGCAGAATCCTGTAGAAATGGTTATACATCTTGTTTTTCTGCCTAGCCACAGTGTGAGCAAGTTGAGAGAAAGCACCTTGTCTTACACATCCCCATCCCCTCTCAGACATAATGGGCCTTACACATCCTTGTCCCCTCTCTTAGGACATAATGGGCCTTAAAAGTCTGTGAGTGCATAGtcctctggctgctttctgcTTCCCTAGGAACAGCCCTCCTAGTGGCTAGGggcaaagttttaaaaacacaaaatccaaACTGGTAGAACAGATAAGTACTTTAGAGTCAGGTAAGCGTGAAgcgtgggttttttttttttttttttttttttgacagggcctggctctgtcagtcaggctaaagtgcagtggcatgatctcggctcactgcaacctccatttcccgggctcaagcaatcctcccatctcagcctccaagtagctgggactacaggcatccaccactgtgcctggctaatttttgtattgctttgtagagacagggtcttattatgttgcccaggttgatcgtgaactcctgagcttaagcaatctgcctgcctcggcttcccaaagtgctgggattacagacatgagccacacaCCAAACCAGCTGTGGGTTCTGAGTCGGTTTCACGCTGACTAGCTGTGCagtgtgacctcagacaagtcaTGTTATGTTTCTGAATGTCTTCATCAGTACAAGAGGGTAATACTATTTATACAGGTTTATTTATAGAATTAAATCAGGTAACCTCTGTAAAGCTCCCAGTGTCTGGCATTTCGGTGGCCTTCGGTAAAGCTTAACTCCTAGattattcctttcaaaatagtGATTTGCCCTACTTGAAGGCATTGCGGGAAGATAatggtaaaaattaaatgtaatagaCAAACTCTCAGTAATGACCCACCTGTACCCTTTCCAACCAATgggcatttactgagcacccactTTCTGGGTAACAGGCCTGGTATCCAGTGCTGGAACAGTGGAGGGGAGCTCAGAGTTTCAGAGCTGAAAAGTCAGCCCCAGGAGGGCAGTGACTTCTTGTTGGCCACTGTATTCCCAGCCCTTAGAATgggccaggcacatagtaggtgctcagtatttgttgaatgaatgaatgaatgaatgaatgaatgaatgaatgaaagaaaaatacaatccaGCGGGCCTCtgactctttttttaaaagttgagccAAGtcccttgacctctctgagctggTGTGTGTCCCCATCAGTGAAGCTAGAGATGTTTAAGTCATCTCGAGGTCCTGCCGAGCAGGATTAATAGagcaataatattaataatagctacAATCATAACGTGGAGCACTGCTATGGAGGGAATAACATGTTACGTCCACGTtatggaagaggaaactgagacacagagaagcaTGGAAGGCTCCTGGAGAAGGGGGGGTTTCAAGATGTTTTGGAAGAAAAACTGGGGATCAGACGGAGTAGCAGAGAAGAGGATCCACGACCCAGAGGAAAAGGCCTTATCTGGCGCCGTCGCGCGGCGCTGTCTGCGGACGTTGTAGGAGGGACGAACGCAGCCCGGAACCCGCCCAATCCAGCCTCCGGCGTCTCCATAGCAACAACCTCTGCACATGCGCCACGAGCACCGGCGCCGGAGCTGCCAGCACAGGCAGAAGCCGGACGCAGGCGGGGCGGAAGCGGGCCTGGCGGGCTGGGGCGATGGGCGCGCGGGTGGGCGTTTAAAGGGGCCTTCGGCACCCGGGTTGTTTCGCCGCCGGGAATGCTGACGGTGAGGGCTAGGTAGCCCCGGGAGTTGGGATCTAGAAGGTAGAGGAGAAGCAGGGCTGTCTGACCCCCGGAGGTGAcaaggggagaggggctgggtaAATACCTTCGCTAGGCAGTAATGGGATGACTATCCCCAGGGAGCACTGCGGAGGAGAGAGGCAACTGAGGGACTGCACTTTCTGGTACCCACCGGGAGAGTCAGCAGTTAAGAGGGATCACAGGCCCGGCCTGGTACGGTCACCCCCCTTCCCACTCTCTGGTCTCAGCATTCTGCCACTTCCCTACCCCGTCGCGGTGCCCAGCCATGGCCAGACCTCCCGTGCCCGGTTCAGTGGTTGTCCCAAACTGGCACGAAAGTGCTGAGGGCAAGGAGTACCTGGCTTGCATTCTGCGCAAGAACCGCCGGCGGGTGTTTGGTAAGTGCCTCCCCCTTTCCTCCAGCCCGCCATTTGTCTCTCCCTGCCAGTGTCACCTGTTGCTctctgaagagagcagagagGCAGGGCAGTGAGGGCCTGCTGCAGTCTTCAGCAGTCTTCAGCCTGGGGGGCTGAAAGCCCTACCTCTGGGACCCCCCACCCCTAAGTCTCCTTAGAGCTAATTCCCTCGTCAGAGCCAGGAACATGGAAACAGCAGAAACCCTGCCAGCAACCACTGTCACCAGAGTTGCAGTTGATTGAGCTCTCCGCTGCTGCTAGGCCCTCTGTTGGGCACGTTACACAGTGCACGCCCATTTAACCTCTCAACAGCACATGGTACAGACTTGGCTAATATCACACCCTAATAGAGGTGAGCCTCTTCCATGTCCTGCTGTCTCTAGGATGAGACACTGGTGTTCCCCATCACTGAACTGCCTGGGTGAGTCAGTTCAGTGAAACTGACTCACCCAGGCAGGGCCCGGCTGACAGGCCGGCAAAGGTGCCTGGAATCAGCTGTGGAGTACAGTTCTGGGCAGAAGAAGCAAGGTGCCAGAAAGCTTAAGACCAGAGAGTGAGATAGCTAGAATCAAAATTTGTGAATAAGtcaactgtttgtttttttaaaaaaaattacactagattcggccgggcgcagtggctcaagcctgtaatcccagcactttgggaggccgagacgggcggatcacgaggtcaggagatcgagaccatcctggctaacacagtgaaaccccgtctctactaaaaaacacaaaaaactagctgggcgaggtggcgagcgcctgtagtcccagctactcgggaggctgaggcaggagaatggtgtgaacccaggaggcggagcttgcagtgagctgagatccggccactgcactccagcctgggcaagacagccagactctgcctcaaaaaaaaaaaaaaaaaattacactagaTTCAAAATACGaccctcaggcctgtaatcccagcactttgggaggccaaggtgggcagatcacctgaggtcaggagttcaagaccagcctggccaacatagcaaaaccctgtctttactaaaaatacaaaaattagccgggcatggtggtgcgcatctataatcccagctactcgggaggctgaggcaggagaatcacttgaacccaggaggcggaggttgcagtgaccctagGTCcagccattgcattctagcctgggcgacaaaagcgaaactccatttcaaaaggaaaaaaaaaaaaaaaaacctcaattatGGCCCCTGTCCCTTTAATCCCATGATGGCTGGTAACACTGTAGTTAGGGTCACACATACCCAGGTAAGTGACCCAGGCTCCACCACTGCTAGCTGTATGACTGGGGATAAGTGAACTCTAGCCTCAAGTCccacttctgtaaaatggggataatcacaGTATTTATCCCATAGAGGTCCTGGGGAAATTCATAAAGAGTGTGTTTGTAACATACTAAGCAAGGTCTGGCATACAGTGGGTGTTCACTGAAGGTTggttgttattgtattttttttgcaTGTAGTTGTGTTGAGTGCAAGAGAATTGAGTGAAGGTCGAGCTGATTTTCTGGGGACATCATAGAATCCACTGACCATATTATCTATGCCACAGATAGGATCAAACAGCCATAACTTAGAGGAATGGCAGTGAtggcttttaatttttgtgtttttactttaacCACAGACATTtcggttttttctttttttttaacggCTGGGTTTATGCACCCGAATGTATCATTCAGTGGTTGTCATGCAGGCCCCACAAGAAACGTTGAGAGCAGCTAGTAAATAAATATCAACAGACTGACTATAATCACTTAGGCCAGTCTCTTTGTATCCCAGACTTCTGTGAAATTGGGTTGAGTATTAAGAGCCACagatggggctgggcgcggtgtctcacacctgtaatcccagcactttggaaggccgaggcaggcagatcacctgaggttgggagttcgagatctgcctgaccaacacggagaaaccccctggctacaaaattagccgggcatggtggtgcatgcctgtaatcccagttactcgggaggctgaggcaggagaatcacttgaacccaggaggctgaagttgcagtgagctaagatcatgccattgcactccaacctgggcaacaagagcgaaactccatctcaaaaaaaaaaaaaaaaaaaaaaggaaccacagATGGTTGGTTAGCCCTGAAGAAACTATTAGAAACGAGGTTGTCCttggctgcgtgtggtggctcatgcctatagtcccagcacttttggaagccaaggtgggaggattgcttgaacccaggagctcaagaccagcctgagcaacacagtgagaccccatccctattaaaaatagaaggtaaagaaaaaaagtaaaaataaatgagattgtCCAGCCCAGGATCTGATGGGGCAAGTGCAGGATTTACccctgtcttagttcattttatgctgctataacagagtaccacactctgagttatttatttatttatattttttcgagacaaagtttcgctctgtcgcccaggctggagtgcagtggtgtgatcttggcttagcaactttcacctcccaggttcaagcaattctcctgcctcagcctcccaagaagctgggattataggcacacatcaccacacccagctaattttttgtattttttttggagagatggagtttcaccatgttggccaggctggtctcaaactcctgacctcaggtgatgcgcccgccttggcctcccaaagtggtgggattacaggtgtgagtcactgcgcctggcctcctccgggtaatttataatgaacagaagtttatttagctcatggttctggaggctgggaagtctaagaacATGGCAGTGGCATCTAGAAAGGGCCTTcatgctgtgtcatcccatgggcAGACAGCAAGACCGCAAGAGGCACCCAAATTGggcttttataacaaacccactgcCCCAATGAcaacattaatccatttatgagaGCAGAACACTCGATCACCTCATATTAGGCCCAACTTCCTAACACtgctgcattggggattaagtttccaacacatgaactttgggggacacctTCAAACCACAACACCCTTCGACCCTCCCTGGCTCCCTTTTTGCCCTAGGGCTGCTTGAGCGGCCAGTGCTGCCACCACCTGTGTCCATCGACACTGCCAGCTACAAGATCTTTGTGTCTGGGAAGAGTGGTGTGGGCAAGACGGCGCTGGTGGCCAAGCTGGCTGGCCTGGAGGTGCCTGTGGTGCACCACGAGACCACCGGTGAGTGGGACCTCAATCCTTTGCTCATCCTGGGAGGCCCTCCTTGGGGGTGGAGGCAAGAACCTGGCCCCGGACCACACAAGCCAGGGTTGATACCCAGCTCCACCTCTTACCTTggaaagtcacttcacctctctgagcctacaTGGGCTCCTTGGTCCCAAAGGAATAATGGTACCTACCCCACAGGGTTGTTGTGTGGTTGCCAACAGAGGTAGTGGTGGTAACATGCCTAGCATCAAGCTATGCTCAAGGCAGACGTTCAGGAAATGCTAATCTTGCTTTCTTGTTTCTCACCACTGGAGGCTGATTGTTCCACCATGTTGAAACATCTCCCAGTGCCCTGGGCCCTTTGGGTCTCCCTGGACATAGAAACGAAACTGCTTTGCCATAGCTAGGGCTGCATCTTCCTGGTACACCAGAGTCTCCTCCAGGGCTGGTCTCTGTTTCTCCCATCAGCGAATTCTCCTGGGTCAAGGACTGGGCTGCCCTCATCAAAATGGGGACCCATCAGGGCAGGGATGTATCTCTTCTTCCTATTCCTTCCTGGCCCCCTAttcctccacccccacctctccCATGCTGAATGGCTGACCCTGGCTCCCCCTCAGGCATCCAGACTACCGTGGTATTTTGGCCAGCCAAGCTGCAGGCCAGCGGCCGTGTCGTCATGTTTCGTTTTGAGTTCTGGGACTGTGGAGAGTCTGCACTCAAAAAGTTCGATCATATGCTCCCGGTGAGCAGGCATGTGGGCGTGGGTGGGCTCTGCCAGGGGCTAGTTGGGTAGTAGTGAGCTCAAGGCACTGCTCAGAGATCTGA encodes the following:
- the CPLANE2 gene encoding ciliogenesis and planar polarity effector 2 translates to MARPPVPGSVVVPNWHESAEGKEYLACILRKNRRRVFGLLERPVLPPPVSIDTASYKIFVSGKSGVGKTALVAKLAGLEVPVVHHETTGIQTTVVFWPAKLQASGRVVMFRFEFWDCGESALKKFDHMLPACMENTDAFLFLFSFTDRASFEDLPGQLTRIAGEAPGVVRIVIGSKFDQYMHTDVPERDLIAFRQAWELPLLRVKSVPGRRLADGRTLDGRAGLADVAHVLNGLAEQLWHQDQVAAGLLPNPPESAPE